The proteins below come from a single Halostagnicola larsenii XH-48 genomic window:
- a CDS encoding tRNA sulfurtransferase, which yields MHPPGADTVLVRHGDLNTKSTTVKRYMLRILVENLEAALEDRSVSGAVDRRWHRPLITTDEADVEAAVEAAASTFGVVSASAAVTLEPDREAIYDVLAETARRHYTGGSFAVDARRADKRLPYTSEDVAREGGTAIWEAVEDEFEPEVDLEDPDLTFGVEIREEEAFVYLDSVSGPGGLPLGSQEPMVALVSGGIDSPVAAYEIMKRGSPIVPVYVDLGEYGGIDHEARAMETVRILTQYAPNFDLRVYRIPGGETVAHLVEEMETGRMLSLRRFFYRVAEQIAERTGASAIVTGEAIGQKSSQTAQNLGVTSRVTDLPIHRPLLTRDKQDIVATAREIGTYADSTIDAGCNRVAPDRAETNARLERLLAVEPDGLLERATAAANDADLIEP from the coding sequence ATGCACCCGCCGGGAGCCGACACCGTCCTCGTTCGCCACGGGGATCTGAACACCAAAAGTACGACCGTCAAGCGGTACATGCTTCGCATCCTCGTCGAGAACCTCGAGGCCGCGCTCGAGGACCGGTCGGTCTCCGGCGCGGTCGATCGGCGTTGGCATCGACCGTTGATCACAACCGACGAGGCCGACGTCGAAGCGGCCGTCGAGGCCGCTGCATCGACGTTCGGCGTCGTCTCCGCCAGCGCCGCTGTCACCCTCGAGCCCGATCGCGAGGCGATTTACGACGTGCTGGCCGAAACCGCGCGCCGACACTACACCGGCGGCTCGTTCGCCGTCGACGCCCGCCGCGCGGACAAACGACTCCCCTACACGAGCGAGGACGTCGCTCGAGAGGGCGGCACCGCCATCTGGGAGGCCGTCGAAGACGAGTTCGAACCGGAAGTCGACCTCGAGGATCCGGACCTCACGTTCGGCGTCGAAATCCGTGAGGAAGAGGCGTTCGTCTACCTCGATTCGGTTTCTGGACCGGGCGGACTCCCGCTTGGCTCTCAGGAGCCGATGGTCGCGCTGGTAAGCGGCGGCATCGACTCGCCCGTCGCCGCCTACGAGATCATGAAACGGGGTTCGCCGATCGTGCCGGTCTACGTCGATTTGGGCGAGTACGGCGGGATCGACCACGAGGCGCGGGCGATGGAAACCGTTCGCATACTCACCCAGTACGCGCCGAACTTCGACCTGCGCGTCTACCGAATTCCCGGCGGCGAGACGGTGGCGCACCTCGTCGAGGAGATGGAAACGGGACGGATGCTGTCCCTTCGCCGGTTTTTCTATCGGGTCGCCGAACAGATCGCCGAACGGACGGGCGCGAGCGCGATTGTGACCGGCGAAGCGATCGGGCAGAAATCGAGTCAAACCGCACAGAATCTCGGGGTCACCAGTCGCGTCACCGACCTGCCGATCCACCGCCCGCTGCTCACTCGAGACAAGCAGGATATCGTCGCGACGGCCCGCGAGATCGGAACCTACGCCGATTCGACCATCGACGCGGGCTGTAATCGGGTCGCGCCCGACCGAGCCGAAACCAACGCGCGACTCGAGCGACTTCTGGCGGTCGAACCGGATGGCCTGCTCGAGCGGGCGACGGCGGCGGCCAACGATGCGGATCTGATCGAACCGTGA
- a CDS encoding DUF354 domain-containing protein, with the protein MRVLIFTNTPAHVHTYRNAIDRLVERGHEVLVLAREYGCTTDLLDFFGITYRVYGSHEATAYSRLEFASELTGQLAAIALEARRFRPDVLFGRGPYAAFSGVVTAAPTVLILDDEPGDFNHTVSRPFADAIITPHVTRRDLGSNHYTFDGFKECAYLHPEVYEPIPDIRDRLGVADDEQYAIARFNAFDALHDVGAVGFSLSQRRDLLESLAEEATVFVSDEAGTMDFRDLPAREYDLHPALLHDAIREAHLLVADTGTIVTEAGLLGTPAIRYGGTEDREFGEFAALEDAGLIEDCDRYERVKARSLEILQDKRIRTRRRERRDAYVSGLVNLTDLIVDVAEARGDVDRVVSRTGGRAQATRVPNQ; encoded by the coding sequence ATGCGGGTTCTCATCTTCACGAATACGCCGGCACACGTCCACACGTACAGGAACGCTATCGATCGGCTCGTCGAACGAGGCCACGAGGTGCTCGTTCTGGCCCGCGAGTATGGATGCACAACCGACCTTCTGGATTTTTTTGGTATCACGTACAGAGTGTACGGCAGTCACGAAGCAACCGCATACTCCCGGCTCGAGTTCGCGAGCGAACTCACCGGACAGCTCGCAGCAATCGCACTCGAGGCCCGGCGCTTTCGGCCTGACGTGCTCTTCGGCCGCGGACCGTACGCCGCGTTTTCGGGGGTCGTTACCGCGGCTCCAACCGTCCTGATTCTCGACGATGAACCGGGGGACTTCAACCACACCGTCTCACGGCCCTTCGCCGACGCGATCATCACCCCGCACGTGACCCGTCGCGATCTCGGTTCGAATCATTACACCTTCGACGGGTTCAAAGAGTGTGCGTACCTCCACCCGGAGGTCTACGAGCCGATCCCCGACATTCGCGACCGACTCGGCGTCGCCGACGACGAGCAGTACGCGATCGCTCGGTTCAACGCCTTCGACGCGCTTCACGACGTCGGCGCGGTGGGCTTTTCGCTGTCCCAACGGCGAGACCTTCTCGAGTCGCTCGCCGAGGAGGCGACCGTCTTCGTCTCCGACGAGGCCGGGACGATGGATTTTCGAGACCTCCCGGCGCGCGAATACGATCTCCATCCGGCGTTGCTCCACGACGCGATCCGGGAGGCACACCTCCTCGTCGCGGACACGGGAACGATCGTCACCGAAGCGGGGCTGCTCGGAACGCCGGCGATCCGCTACGGCGGCACCGAAGACCGCGAATTCGGCGAATTCGCCGCACTCGAGGACGCGGGGCTAATCGAAGACTGCGACCGCTACGAGCGCGTCAAGGCCCGTTCCCTCGAGATCCTGCAGGACAAACGCATTCGTACTCGCCGTCGTGAACGCCGCGACGCCTACGTGAGCGGTTTGGTCAATCTGACGGACCTGATCGTCGACGTCGCAGAAGCCCGTGGGGATGTCGACCGCGTCGTCTCGAGGACTGGCGGGCGAGCCCAGGCGACGCGCGTGCCGAACCAGTAA
- a CDS encoding DUF5804 family protein: MTRVCLIGEDGVNLQYELLSRETSREALATYDLERPFENALAVRTVSVGAAVSLLNDLQWYLTRFVEECLVREPSIDDEEWLSRRLAEQLRNGEVEPEGTGEFCKVYGLETPDTAETGDTAPGLDAESTGDKESNIEPDRPGSADPELESSDEPPEQPSDRRVATAFGPQKLVEPLYVRRTDGDLPEYDLRDVEETLVVRLTEAEFTQ, encoded by the coding sequence GTGACCCGCGTCTGTCTCATCGGGGAAGACGGTGTGAACCTCCAGTACGAACTGCTCTCTCGAGAGACGTCCAGGGAGGCGCTGGCGACGTACGATCTCGAGCGCCCGTTCGAGAACGCGCTCGCGGTTCGAACCGTCAGCGTCGGAGCCGCCGTGTCACTGCTCAACGATCTGCAGTGGTACCTCACGCGGTTCGTCGAGGAGTGTCTCGTTCGGGAGCCGAGCATCGACGACGAGGAGTGGCTCTCGCGGCGACTGGCCGAACAGCTCCGAAACGGCGAGGTCGAACCCGAAGGGACGGGTGAGTTTTGCAAAGTCTACGGCCTCGAGACGCCCGATACTGCCGAAACGGGAGACACAGCGCCAGGGTTGGACGCCGAGTCGACCGGCGACAAAGAGAGCAACATCGAGCCGGACCGCCCTGGATCGGCGGATCCCGAACTCGAGTCGAGCGACGAACCCCCCGAACAGCCGTCGGATCGTCGCGTCGCGACGGCGTTCGGCCCACAGAAGCTGGTCGAACCGCTGTACGTTCGACGGACCGACGGAGACCTTCCCGAATATGACCTCCGGGACGTCGAGGAAACGCTCGTCGTCCGACTCACCGAAGCGGAGTTCACCCAATGA
- a CDS encoding alpha/beta fold hydrolase, with protein MTGGTGVVTIPPNGAEGRSETRLSYRRAGTSGDPVVLLHGGGVDDATLSWKHTIDALADDYRVYAPDWPGYGDSVATGGNNAPVGEQTIESYVSVLEGFLAETGLEDEPITLAGISMGGGAALGYALEHPETVAALGLVDSYGLGRRIPGGQFFKSAAHVPGANSFGWATMSLSTETARLALANVVADAGQLEPEFVDAFRARASEPGAGTAFEAFQRAEITAEGDARTDFTDDLESLSVPTLLVHGVDDPLFPVRWSKRAHELLPDSRLELVEDCGHWVPRERPEAFVERLRDFLENGTDAEKRSDAENGTSA; from the coding sequence ATGACGGGCGGCACCGGCGTCGTGACGATTCCGCCGAACGGGGCGGAAGGACGGTCGGAGACTCGTCTCAGCTACCGCCGCGCCGGAACCAGCGGCGACCCCGTCGTTTTGCTCCACGGCGGCGGCGTCGACGACGCGACGCTCTCGTGGAAACACACCATCGACGCCCTCGCCGACGACTATCGGGTCTACGCGCCCGACTGGCCGGGGTACGGCGACAGTGTCGCTACCGGTGGAAACAATGCTCCCGTCGGCGAGCAGACGATCGAGAGCTACGTCTCCGTCCTCGAGGGGTTTCTCGCCGAAACCGGCCTCGAGGACGAGCCGATCACCCTCGCCGGCATCTCGATGGGCGGTGGCGCCGCGCTCGGCTACGCACTCGAGCATCCGGAGACCGTCGCGGCGCTCGGACTCGTCGATAGTTACGGACTCGGACGCCGGATTCCGGGCGGCCAGTTCTTCAAGAGCGCGGCACACGTCCCCGGCGCGAACTCGTTCGGCTGGGCGACGATGAGCCTCTCGACGGAAACCGCTCGACTGGCGCTCGCGAACGTCGTCGCCGACGCAGGCCAACTCGAGCCCGAGTTCGTCGACGCGTTTCGCGCTCGAGCGAGCGAACCCGGTGCCGGAACCGCCTTCGAGGCGTTCCAACGCGCGGAGATAACCGCCGAGGGCGACGCCCGGACGGACTTTACGGACGACCTCGAGTCGCTGTCGGTGCCGACGCTGCTCGTTCACGGCGTCGACGATCCGCTCTTTCCCGTTCGCTGGTCGAAGCGAGCCCACGAACTGCTCCCCGATTCGCGGCTCGAACTCGTCGAGGACTGCGGCCACTGGGTTCCGCGCGAACGGCCTGAAGCGTTCGTCGAGCGCCTACGGGATTTTCTCGAGAACGGTACTGACGCCGAGAAAAGATCCGATGCCGAGAACGGCACCAGCGCCTGA
- a CDS encoding PLP-dependent cysteine synthase family protein → MKGSILETIGSPLVQVDSPEGVTIAAKIESFNPGGSAKDRPALEMVRTAEREGLIEPGDRLVEPTSGNTGIGLALVCAARGYDLTIVMPSSKSEERRQIMAAYGADLELVDGEMEDARERADELEAEGAIQLGQFENPANPAAHYRTTGEEIVEQVGEREVDALVAGVGTGGTLSGIGKRLREEFPDIDIVAVEPERNAVLSTGESGSDDFQGMGPGFVSDNLDRDLIDSVETVRLEDAEDECRRLAREEGVLVGQSSGATSIVARRVGERIADPELNCPEPTDAFDGDAAPTEPRPDGSGTLGGAESGEFDDCPLVVTVFWDSGERYLSTGLFD, encoded by the coding sequence ATGAAGGGGAGCATCCTGGAAACCATCGGATCGCCGCTCGTCCAGGTGGACTCGCCGGAGGGGGTAACGATCGCCGCCAAGATCGAATCGTTCAACCCCGGCGGGTCTGCCAAGGACCGACCGGCGCTCGAGATGGTCCGAACGGCCGAACGCGAGGGACTGATCGAGCCCGGCGACCGCCTCGTCGAGCCGACCAGCGGAAACACCGGAATCGGGCTCGCCCTCGTCTGTGCCGCTCGAGGCTACGATCTCACGATCGTGATGCCGTCGTCGAAATCCGAGGAGCGCCGGCAAATTATGGCGGCCTACGGCGCCGACCTCGAGCTCGTCGACGGCGAGATGGAAGACGCCCGCGAGCGCGCGGACGAACTCGAGGCCGAGGGAGCGATTCAGCTCGGCCAGTTCGAGAACCCGGCCAATCCGGCGGCCCACTACCGGACGACCGGCGAGGAAATCGTCGAACAGGTCGGTGAACGAGAGGTCGACGCCCTCGTCGCCGGCGTCGGCACCGGCGGCACCCTTTCGGGTATCGGCAAGCGGCTCCGCGAAGAGTTCCCCGATATCGACATCGTTGCCGTCGAACCGGAACGCAACGCCGTCCTCTCGACCGGCGAATCCGGGAGCGACGACTTTCAGGGAATGGGGCCGGGATTCGTCAGCGATAACCTCGATAGAGACCTGATCGATTCGGTCGAGACGGTGCGACTCGAGGACGCCGAAGACGAGTGTCGTCGGCTCGCGCGCGAGGAAGGCGTCCTCGTCGGGCAGTCGAGCGGCGCGACGAGCATCGTCGCCCGCCGCGTGGGTGAGCGGATCGCGGATCCCGAACTGAACTGCCCCGAACCGACGGACGCGTTCGACGGAGACGCAGCGCCGACGGAACCCCGGCCTGACGGAAGCGGCACGCTGGGCGGCGCAGAGTCCGGCGAGTTCGACGACTGTCCGCTGGTCGTCACCGTCTTCTGGGACAGCGGCGAGCGGTACCTCTCGACCGGCCTGTTCGACTAA
- a CDS encoding hydroxyacid-oxoacid transhydrogenase, whose amino-acid sequence MSYDRSVSAEQHALEPETVWHLQMPQIRFGRDAVEELGFQLGDLGVDEGAHGLVVTDENLAGIGHVDRVTDHLEDAGYDATVWKDVEREPSLEVVGECISFVRENEGEDGYDFYLGFGGGSCIDVAKTTRAVIANGGEALDYIAEPTGSGDALTESGPPLVLMPTTAGTGAEISPVAILSVEEQEIKEGISSNHIRADAAVLDPTFTTTLPPETTAKTAMDALGHAIEGYTTHPFDGLLRATDPQERPVYAGRTELTEMFSEKAIDLLSTNVRTAVHNGDDIEARAGMLKGALFGAIAGLTAGASLCHAMAYPVGNRYHTYHGETIAVLTPASTLGYNAASDPERFAEVSRLLGADTEGMGAREAADLAREEYVRLQRDLNVIPSGLNELAGITEDDIDWLASQTVETQQRLLRCNPRPVTEADATEIFRDALYNWE is encoded by the coding sequence GTGAGTTACGACCGGTCGGTTTCCGCGGAGCAACACGCGCTTGAGCCCGAAACCGTCTGGCACCTGCAGATGCCCCAGATCCGGTTCGGTCGGGACGCAGTCGAGGAACTGGGATTTCAGCTCGGGGACCTCGGCGTCGACGAGGGCGCACACGGACTGGTCGTTACCGACGAAAACCTCGCCGGTATCGGTCACGTCGATCGGGTCACCGACCACCTCGAGGACGCCGGCTACGACGCGACAGTCTGGAAGGATGTCGAACGCGAGCCGTCGCTCGAGGTCGTCGGCGAGTGCATTTCGTTCGTTCGCGAGAACGAAGGCGAGGACGGATACGACTTCTACCTCGGGTTCGGCGGCGGAAGCTGCATCGACGTCGCGAAAACGACGCGTGCAGTGATCGCCAACGGTGGCGAGGCGCTCGATTATATCGCCGAACCGACCGGTAGCGGGGACGCGCTGACCGAGTCGGGACCGCCGCTCGTCCTCATGCCGACGACGGCCGGGACCGGTGCCGAAATCTCGCCCGTCGCCATCCTCTCCGTCGAGGAACAGGAGATCAAGGAAGGAATCTCGAGCAACCACATCCGGGCGGACGCGGCCGTGCTCGACCCGACGTTCACGACGACGCTACCGCCGGAGACGACAGCCAAAACCGCGATGGATGCGCTCGGTCACGCGATAGAGGGCTACACCACGCATCCGTTCGACGGGCTGCTTCGCGCTACGGATCCGCAAGAACGGCCAGTCTACGCCGGCCGGACGGAACTCACCGAGATGTTCTCCGAGAAGGCGATCGATCTGCTCTCTACCAACGTTCGAACCGCCGTTCACAACGGCGACGATATCGAGGCTCGAGCGGGAATGCTCAAGGGCGCGTTGTTCGGCGCGATCGCGGGGCTCACCGCGGGCGCGAGTCTCTGCCACGCGATGGCCTATCCCGTCGGAAACCGATACCACACCTATCACGGGGAGACGATCGCCGTGCTCACGCCGGCCTCGACGCTCGGCTACAACGCCGCGAGCGATCCGGAACGGTTCGCCGAAGTGAGCAGGCTGCTGGGAGCCGACACTGAGGGTATGGGTGCTCGAGAAGCGGCCGATCTCGCCCGCGAGGAATACGTCCGTCTCCAGCGGGATCTGAACGTCATCCCGAGCGGGCTCAACGAACTCGCGGGGATCACCGAGGATGATATCGACTGGCTCGCGAGCCAGACGGTCGAAACCCAGCAGCGATTGCTTCGGTGTAATCCGCGACCCGTAACGGAGGCCGACGCGACCGAGATATTCCGGGACGCGTTGTACAACTGGGAGTAG
- a CDS encoding N-acyl homoserine lactonase family protein produces the protein MVDASIDVLYRGALECDQNYMIEGETLGTKNEPNPDLTYDEIPVWNLVIDHPKGTILWDTGSHHDALEGHWPEELAQAFYPYDAHEYPLDEVLEEHGYGLEDIDYVFQTHLHLDHAGGLEFFDGTDVPIFVHERELKFAYYSAKTDKGSGAYILEDFDHDLNWRVLHRDREQHFEDVEFVRFPGHTPGLTGTMVHLDGDGTVVFTGDQVYQSPNYEDEQPLGASLLWGKTEWYESLRRIKEFERRHDAAVVYGHDADQFEEIREGWGQ, from the coding sequence ATGGTTGATGCTTCCATCGACGTCCTGTATCGCGGGGCACTCGAGTGCGATCAAAACTACATGATCGAGGGCGAAACGCTCGGGACGAAAAACGAGCCGAACCCGGACCTGACCTACGACGAGATTCCAGTCTGGAACCTCGTCATCGACCATCCCAAGGGGACCATCCTCTGGGACACCGGTTCGCACCACGACGCCCTCGAGGGCCACTGGCCCGAGGAACTCGCGCAGGCGTTTTACCCCTACGACGCCCACGAGTATCCGCTAGACGAAGTTCTCGAGGAACACGGCTACGGACTCGAGGACATCGACTACGTGTTCCAGACCCACCTGCACTTAGACCACGCCGGCGGGTTGGAGTTTTTCGACGGTACGGACGTACCGATTTTCGTCCACGAGCGCGAACTCAAGTTCGCCTACTACAGCGCGAAGACCGACAAGGGAAGCGGCGCGTACATCCTCGAGGACTTCGATCACGACCTGAACTGGCGAGTCCTTCACCGCGACCGGGAGCAACACTTCGAGGACGTAGAATTCGTGCGCTTCCCCGGTCACACGCCCGGTCTGACTGGGACGATGGTCCACCTCGACGGTGACGGAACCGTCGTTTTCACGGGCGACCAGGTCTATCAGTCGCCGAACTACGAAGACGAGCAACCGCTCGGCGCGTCGTTGCTCTGGGGAAAAACCGAGTGGTACGAGAGTTTGAGACGGATCAAGGAGTTCGAACGTCGCCACGACGCGGCGGTCGTCTACGGGCACGACGCCGATCAGTTCGAGGAGATCCGCGAGGGGTGGGGACAGTGA
- a CDS encoding tripartite tricarboxylate transporter permease, translating into MAVPALESLVDPALSAQLVAWILAGIVLGCCSGLVPGLHANNFALLLAGVAPSVPGPPLFVGCAMLAAGVVHTFVNAVPAMALGVPDAEMAITALPAHRMVLDGRGFEAIRLSALGSILAVLAAIPLALPITWSVTAVYPTIRSNLSLVLAMIVVALIASERTWKRCAGALLAFGLATALGVLTLDFDPNSPLEAGGMLAPLFAGLFGAPVLIEAIRGGGVPPQHDDEIRMPRRLVGITALAGSFAGAVVGYIPGISAAIAAVAVLVFVPGESDNRGYIVATSGVDTSNSIFALFALVSLGQPRTGVMIAFDNANAPLDVPVLLLSILLAGVAGFVLVIWIGDVYLEFVGRLAYWKISVVVLGLLLVLSYLFTGVVGVGVFVVAAAIGMVPVRLRTRRVHLMGVLIGPLMIGI; encoded by the coding sequence ATGGCGGTCCCCGCTCTCGAGTCGCTGGTCGATCCCGCACTGTCGGCCCAGCTAGTCGCGTGGATACTCGCGGGCATCGTCCTCGGGTGCTGTAGCGGGCTGGTTCCGGGACTACACGCGAACAATTTCGCGTTGCTGCTGGCGGGGGTCGCACCCTCGGTTCCCGGGCCGCCGCTGTTCGTCGGCTGTGCGATGCTCGCGGCGGGCGTCGTCCACACGTTCGTCAACGCGGTGCCGGCGATGGCGCTCGGGGTTCCCGACGCCGAGATGGCGATCACCGCGCTCCCGGCACACCGAATGGTGTTAGATGGTCGCGGCTTCGAAGCGATCCGACTCTCGGCGCTCGGAAGCATCCTCGCCGTTCTCGCAGCGATTCCGCTCGCGCTCCCGATCACCTGGAGCGTCACCGCCGTCTATCCCACGATCCGGTCGAATCTCTCGCTCGTGCTCGCGATGATCGTCGTCGCACTGATCGCCTCGGAACGCACCTGGAAACGATGTGCTGGCGCACTCCTCGCGTTCGGTCTGGCGACGGCTCTCGGTGTCCTGACACTCGATTTCGATCCGAACTCCCCGCTCGAGGCCGGCGGCATGCTCGCACCGCTTTTCGCGGGGTTGTTCGGCGCACCGGTGTTGATCGAAGCGATTCGCGGCGGTGGCGTCCCGCCCCAGCACGACGACGAAATTCGGATGCCGCGTCGACTGGTCGGGATAACGGCGCTTGCGGGTTCGTTCGCGGGTGCCGTCGTCGGGTACATTCCGGGCATCTCCGCGGCCATCGCGGCGGTCGCCGTCCTCGTCTTCGTTCCGGGAGAGTCGGATAATCGGGGCTATATCGTCGCGACGAGCGGCGTCGACACGTCCAACTCGATTTTCGCACTATTTGCGCTCGTCTCGCTCGGACAGCCTCGAACTGGCGTCATGATCGCCTTCGACAACGCGAACGCACCGCTCGATGTGCCGGTTTTACTCTTGAGCATCCTCCTTGCGGGCGTAGCCGGCTTCGTTCTCGTGATCTGGATCGGCGACGTGTACCTCGAGTTCGTCGGTCGACTCGCCTACTGGAAGATCTCGGTGGTCGTCCTGGGGCTGTTGCTCGTCCTCTCGTATCTGTTCACCGGGGTCGTGGGCGTCGGCGTGTTCGTCGTCGCAGCCGCGATCGGAATGGTTCCGGTTCGGCTTCGGACGCGGCGCGTGCACCTCATGGGCGTGCTGATCGGCCCCCTGATGATCGGGATCTGA
- the rpl12p gene encoding 50S ribosomal protein P1, with product MEYVYAALILNETDEEINEDNLTDVLDAAGVDVEESRVKALVAALEDVDIDEAVDEAAAVPAAGAAAGGAAPAEGGADEGGDDEAAEEDAADEDDDDDEDEGDGGEGLGELFG from the coding sequence ATGGAATACGTATACGCTGCACTCATCCTGAACGAAACGGACGAAGAGATCAACGAAGACAACCTGACGGACGTACTCGACGCAGCCGGCGTCGACGTCGAAGAGTCCCGAGTCAAGGCGCTCGTCGCCGCGCTCGAGGATGTCGACATCGACGAGGCCGTCGACGAGGCCGCAGCAGTTCCTGCCGCGGGCGCCGCAGCAGGCGGCGCGGCCCCAGCGGAAGGCGGCGCTGACGAAGGCGGAGACGACGAAGCGGCTGAGGAAGACGCAGCCGACGAAGACGACGATGACGACGAGGACGAAGGCGACGGCGGCGAAGGACTCGGCGAACTCTTCGGCTAA
- a CDS encoding 50S ribosomal protein L10 has translation MSAEAERKTENLPQWKEAEVAELSELIENYESIGVVGIAGIPSKQLQDMRRGLHGTAVVRVSRNTLQTHALEEAGLDELVPHIEGQVGLVATDSNPFALYKELEASKTPAPINEGEVAPNDIVIPEGDTGVDPGPFVGELQSIGANARIEDGSIQVMEDSTVLEAGEEVSADLSNVLNELGIEPKEVGLDLRSVVAEGVQFDPEDLDIDIDAYESDVATAAARARNLAINATFPTEATAPTLIAKATGEAKSLGLQASIESPDLADDLVSKADAQLRALAAQIDDEEALPEELQGVEVPTATQAEPDDEDESADDQDESDDQDAEADTDDDDDEDAGGEGLGAMFG, from the coding sequence ATGAGCGCAGAAGCCGAGCGCAAAACTGAGAACCTGCCACAGTGGAAAGAAGCGGAAGTCGCCGAACTCTCGGAGCTCATCGAGAACTACGAGAGCATCGGCGTCGTCGGCATCGCCGGCATTCCGAGCAAACAACTCCAGGACATGCGCCGCGGCCTCCACGGCACCGCCGTGGTCCGCGTCAGCCGAAACACGCTCCAGACGCATGCACTCGAGGAGGCCGGACTCGACGAACTCGTCCCCCACATCGAGGGACAGGTCGGGCTGGTCGCGACGGACAGCAATCCGTTCGCACTCTACAAGGAACTCGAGGCATCGAAGACGCCCGCCCCGATCAACGAGGGCGAGGTCGCCCCGAACGATATCGTCATCCCGGAAGGTGACACCGGCGTCGATCCCGGTCCGTTCGTCGGCGAACTCCAGAGCATCGGCGCGAACGCGCGCATCGAGGACGGATCGATTCAGGTCATGGAGGACTCGACGGTCCTCGAAGCCGGCGAAGAAGTGTCGGCCGACCTCTCGAACGTGCTCAACGAACTCGGCATCGAACCCAAGGAGGTTGGTCTCGACCTTCGTTCGGTCGTCGCCGAGGGCGTGCAGTTCGACCCCGAAGATCTCGACATCGACATCGACGCCTACGAGAGCGACGTGGCGACGGCGGCCGCCCGCGCACGGAACCTCGCGATCAACGCGACGTTCCCGACCGAGGCGACCGCACCGACGCTCATCGCGAAGGCGACGGGCGAGGCAAAGAGCCTCGGCCTGCAGGCGTCGATCGAGTCCCCGGACCTCGCCGACGATCTCGTGAGCAAGGCGGACGCACAGCTTCGTGCGCTCGCCGCGCAGATCGACGACGAGGAGGCGCTGCCGGAGGAACTCCAGGGCGTCGAGGTGCCGACTGCCACGCAGGCGGAGCCCGACGACGAAGACGAATCGGCTGACGACCAAGACGAATCCGACGACCAAGACGCCGAGGCAGACACGGACGATGACGACGACGAGGACGCTGGCGGCGAAGGTCTCGGTGCGATGTTCGGATAA
- a CDS encoding 50S ribosomal protein L1, which yields MANSDIETAVARALEDAPDRNFTETVDLAVNLRDLDLDEPSNRVDESVVLPSGTGQETQIIVIAEGETAVRAEEVADDVLSGDDVADLDDDEAKDLADETDFFIAEEEMMQDIARHLGTILGPRGKMPDPLSHDQDVVETVNRLKNTVQIRSRDRRTFHTRVGAEDMSAEEIADNVDVILRRLHADLEKGPQNIDSVFLKTTMGPSVEVA from the coding sequence ATGGCAAATTCGGATATCGAAACAGCAGTCGCTCGAGCGCTCGAGGACGCGCCGGATCGGAACTTTACCGAGACGGTCGACCTCGCAGTCAACTTGCGCGACCTAGACCTAGACGAACCGTCGAATCGTGTCGACGAGTCCGTCGTCTTGCCGTCCGGAACCGGCCAGGAAACCCAAATTATCGTCATCGCCGAGGGAGAAACTGCAGTCCGCGCCGAAGAGGTCGCGGACGACGTTCTCTCGGGCGACGACGTGGCCGATCTGGACGACGACGAGGCCAAAGACCTCGCAGACGAGACGGACTTCTTCATCGCCGAAGAGGAGATGATGCAAGATATCGCCCGGCACCTCGGGACCATTCTCGGTCCGCGAGGGAAGATGCCGGACCCGCTCTCGCACGACCAGGATGTCGTCGAGACCGTCAACAGACTCAAAAACACGGTTCAGATTCGCTCGCGGGACCGACGCACGTTCCACACGCGCGTCGGTGCCGAAGACATGAGCGCAGAGGAGATCGCCGACAACGTCGACGTTATTCTTCGTCGACTTCACGCCGATCTCGAGAAGGGCCCACAGAACATCGATTCAGTCTTCCTGAAGACGACGATGGGCCCGTCCGTGGAGGTGGCCTGA
- a CDS encoding amphi-Trp domain-containing protein, whose translation MSDEETEVEYEGTLSREDIATHFETFAENLRESDGFDIEIGDEAVSISPPDSLEFEVELEDEPEDDGVERSIEFELEWMRTDEEDPLPESKEFEE comes from the coding sequence ATGTCCGACGAGGAGACAGAAGTCGAGTACGAAGGCACGCTTTCACGCGAAGACATCGCAACCCACTTCGAGACGTTCGCGGAAAACTTGCGAGAATCAGACGGGTTTGACATCGAAATCGGCGACGAAGCCGTCTCGATCAGCCCGCCCGATTCGCTCGAGTTCGAAGTCGAACTCGAGGACGAACCGGAAGACGACGGCGTCGAACGAAGTATCGAGTTCGAACTCGAGTGGATGCGAACCGACGAGGAGGATCCGCTCCCCGAGTCGAAAGAGTTCGAGGAGTAA